In the genome of Paracoccus tegillarcae, one region contains:
- a CDS encoding major capsid protein, with translation MTIIRNPFDAGGYSLAEMTQAINILPNLYTRLGELGLFRFEGVSQRSVIIEQIEGVLNLLPSVPLGGPASVGSREGRAMRSFALPWIPHDDVILPADIQGVPAIGAGDEADPLVAVMTRKLTLMRRKHAQTREYMEMNALRGIVKDGAGTTLYNYFTEFGIAQISVDFVLGTAGTNIQGKVREVLRAVEDNLLGESMSGVHALVSREFFDKLISHPKTEEAYKFYAATGAQPLRQDVRRNFPFAGILFEEYAGAVTLSTKASDRLVPANEGIAFPTGTMDTFTTYGGPANLLETANTIGLPLYARQHLDPKGRWIDLMTEASILPVNKRPRLAIRLHSSN, from the coding sequence ATGACCATCATCCGCAATCCCTTCGATGCCGGTGGCTATTCACTGGCCGAGATGACGCAGGCCATCAATATCCTGCCGAACCTCTATACCCGCCTCGGCGAGTTGGGCCTCTTCCGCTTCGAGGGCGTCTCCCAGCGCAGCGTCATCATCGAACAGATCGAGGGCGTGCTGAACCTGCTCCCCTCGGTGCCGCTGGGCGGTCCCGCCTCGGTCGGGTCGCGAGAGGGGCGCGCCATGCGCAGTTTTGCCCTGCCCTGGATCCCGCATGACGATGTCATTCTGCCCGCCGATATTCAGGGGGTTCCGGCCATCGGCGCCGGGGACGAGGCCGATCCGCTGGTCGCGGTGATGACCCGCAAACTGACGCTGATGCGCCGCAAGCATGCCCAGACCCGCGAATATATGGAGATGAACGCGCTGCGCGGCATCGTGAAGGACGGCGCGGGCACCACGCTCTACAATTACTTCACCGAATTCGGCATCGCGCAGATCAGCGTCGATTTTGTCCTCGGCACCGCCGGGACCAACATTCAGGGCAAGGTCCGCGAGGTGCTGCGCGCCGTCGAGGACAATCTGCTGGGCGAAAGCATGTCGGGCGTCCATGCCCTGGTCAGCCGCGAATTCTTCGACAAGCTGATCTCGCATCCGAAGACCGAGGAAGCCTATAAATTCTATGCCGCGACCGGCGCCCAGCCGCTCCGGCAGGATGTCCGCCGCAACTTCCCCTTCGCAGGCATCCTCTTCGAGGAATATGCGGGCGCGGTGACGCTGTCGACCAAGGCATCGGATCGGCTGGTCCCGGCCAATGAAGGCATCGCCTTCCCGACCGGCACCATGGACACGTTTACCACCTATGGCGGTCCGGCGAACCTTCTGGAAACCGCCAATACCATCGGGTTGCCGCTCTATGCCCGCCAGCATCTCGACCCCAAGGGCCGGTGGATTGACCTGATGACCGAGGCCTCGATCCTGCCGGTCAACAAGCGGCCCCGCCTCGCAATCCGGCTGCACAGCTCGAACTGA
- a CDS encoding thermonuclease family protein, whose translation MVGLGLRRPADWLSRGRATIAVIATMVLTGCVPTQVAAPATPSRFDFAGQVTRVVDGDTFWVTSQSTRIRVWGLDAPEIGNAGGSTATAQLAGLVSGRSVQCRMRDVDRYGRIVGQCWLPDGRDIAATMIASGTAREYCRFSGNYYGTC comes from the coding sequence GGACTGGCTGTCCAGAGGGCGGGCGACAATCGCGGTCATAGCGACCATGGTTTTGACTGGATGCGTGCCGACGCAGGTCGCAGCACCCGCGACGCCATCACGGTTCGATTTTGCCGGTCAGGTGACCCGGGTTGTCGATGGCGACACATTCTGGGTCACCTCCCAAAGCACGCGCATCCGGGTCTGGGGGCTGGATGCGCCGGAGATCGGCAATGCGGGCGGGTCGACCGCGACGGCGCAACTGGCGGGCCTCGTCTCCGGGCGGTCTGTTCAGTGCCGGATGCGCGATGTCGACCGCTACGGGCGCATCGTCGGGCAATGCTGGCTGCCGGACGGTCGCGACATCGCGGCGACGATGATCGCCAGCGGCACCGCGCGTGAATATTGCCGCTTCTCGGGTAATTATTACGGCACCTGCTGA
- a CDS encoding head-tail joining protein: MTAFAAAMDRIFGHPDMGISAVWIAGGTSEERPIRLIRRAPDRITEFGSARILSDTLTADIRISEIPDPRPGDLIVIGADSHVIQGEPIRDRDRLIWTVELVPA, translated from the coding sequence ATGACTGCGTTTGCCGCCGCCATGGATCGCATCTTCGGCCATCCGGACATGGGCATTTCCGCCGTCTGGATCGCGGGTGGCACATCGGAGGAACGCCCGATCCGTCTGATCCGCCGCGCGCCGGACCGGATCACCGAGTTCGGATCGGCGCGGATCCTGTCGGACACCCTGACCGCCGATATCCGCATCAGCGAAATCCCCGATCCCCGGCCGGGCGATCTGATCGTCATCGGCGCCGACAGCCATGTCATTCAGGGCGAGCCGATCCGCGACCGCGACCGGCTGATCTGGACGGTGGAACTGGTGCCAGCATGA
- a CDS encoding acyl-CoA transferase — translation MPTTRETVLTALHARLSKLSSTALRGDVLPERVPPDGLLILRDGEPGEPEVTLSPLRYHYQLRAEIEAFVQGADRDAAFDALCASIGTVIAADRTLGGLCDWIEAEAPRPVDLPVEGAASLKAAVIPVILHYTIADPLA, via the coding sequence ATGCCCACCACCCGCGAAACCGTCCTGACCGCCTTGCACGCGCGCCTGTCCAAGCTGTCTTCCACCGCGCTACGCGGCGACGTGCTGCCCGAACGCGTGCCGCCTGATGGGCTGCTGATCCTGCGCGACGGCGAACCGGGTGAACCCGAGGTCACGCTGTCGCCGCTGCGATATCACTATCAGCTCCGGGCCGAGATCGAGGCGTTCGTTCAGGGCGCCGACCGTGACGCCGCCTTCGACGCCCTCTGCGCCAGCATCGGCACTGTCATCGCCGCCGACCGGACGCTGGGCGGGCTGTGCGACTGGATCGAAGCCGAAGCGCCTCGCCCGGTCGATCTGCCCGTCGAGGGAGCGGCCAGTCTGAAGGCGGCGGTGATCCCGGTGATCTTGCACTACACCATCGCAGACCCGCTGGCATAA
- a CDS encoding DUF6441 family protein yields MRLKLDIDPDLVAMMQAEIEAGEKAVTGAMREAGAGLKAAWRGQITGAGLGRRLANSIRNATYPKAGDSLNATALVWSKAPVIIGAHNAGPLIRSRDGFWLAIPTEAAGKSLRGGRITPGEWERRTGLRLRFVYRRHGPSLLVAEGRINTKGRAVASRSKTGRGRATVPIFLLVPQVRLPKRLDLAREAERAVDGVPGKIVWKWVEGKV; encoded by the coding sequence ATGAGGCTCAAACTCGATATCGATCCGGATCTCGTCGCGATGATGCAGGCCGAGATCGAGGCGGGCGAAAAGGCCGTGACCGGCGCCATGCGCGAGGCGGGTGCGGGCCTGAAGGCCGCATGGCGCGGGCAGATCACCGGGGCCGGACTGGGGCGCAGGCTGGCGAATTCGATCCGCAACGCCACCTATCCGAAGGCGGGAGACAGCCTGAACGCCACAGCGCTGGTCTGGTCGAAGGCGCCGGTGATCATCGGCGCCCATAATGCCGGGCCGCTGATCCGTTCCCGCGACGGGTTCTGGCTGGCGATCCCGACCGAAGCCGCCGGAAAATCCCTGCGCGGCGGGCGCATCACGCCCGGCGAATGGGAGCGTCGCACCGGGCTGCGGCTGCGTTTTGTCTATCGGCGACACGGGCCCAGCCTGCTGGTGGCCGAGGGGAGGATCAACACGAAAGGCCGCGCGGTGGCGTCACGGTCCAAGACCGGGCGCGGGCGGGCCACCGTGCCGATCTTCCTGCTGGTGCCGCAGGTCAGGCTGCCGAAGCGGCTGGATCTGGCGCGGGAGGCGGAACGGGCAGTGGATGGGGTGCCGGGGAAGATCGTGTGGAAGTGGGTCGAGGGGAAAGTTTAG